The following coding sequences lie in one Streptomyces xiamenensis genomic window:
- a CDS encoding asparagine synthase-related protein, producing MNGSWVVLPDTEAAAALAHRLAEPGARSLRHASGRPWLVGARHGSAAVTARVGRVRVAVLGRSALTPGELRARIAQVRDLPGVEAAVAGTAGSYHLLATVDGRVWVRGAASATCRVFTARVDGVPVAAPDAGTLAALLGAAPDAEMLAARLLDPPMPWAALGGRTLWPGVTAVRPDDALTWDRDGSERRVRWWSPPEPGRSLREAAGEVRQALTRAVATCTAGGGTISADLSGGLDSTSLCFTADSRGGARLVTVRWESADPRNDDALWARRAAGALPDARHLVIGAPRTPDWYAGIDTLRLRTEEPVPWVRDVAKQSDVLRRAEAAGSRLHLMGGGGDELFTPAPPYLADLALSRPGHVLRHLRRRCLDHRVRTLSGLRAVAAPPGYRRWLRHLLRDLDGPPAHELLGRLGWQPPPRMPPWATPEAVHAARAVLRGVLEGRAESLAAHRWQHFVLCLIREGGNAVRQLNTTLAGPPYASPYHDDHVVTAALSARPTETDLPGRFKPLLTSAMDGVVPPGNLSRTTKGRYDADLHRALRRQRRPLRSLLDTSLLAAGGLIDPERARGALHSHATVADINGLLPTVACEVWLRSHTR from the coding sequence ATGAACGGTTCGTGGGTGGTGCTGCCGGACACGGAAGCCGCCGCCGCCCTGGCGCACCGCCTGGCAGAGCCGGGCGCGCGGAGCCTGCGGCACGCCTCGGGGCGCCCCTGGCTGGTGGGCGCCCGGCACGGCAGCGCGGCGGTGACGGCGCGGGTGGGACGCGTCCGCGTGGCGGTGCTGGGGCGCAGCGCGCTGACCCCCGGGGAACTGAGAGCGCGGATCGCCCAAGTCCGTGATCTCCCCGGTGTCGAGGCGGCGGTCGCCGGTACGGCGGGGAGCTACCACCTGCTGGCGACCGTGGACGGCCGGGTATGGGTACGGGGCGCCGCCTCGGCCACCTGCCGGGTGTTCACCGCCCGCGTCGACGGTGTGCCGGTCGCCGCCCCGGACGCGGGCACGCTCGCCGCCCTGCTCGGCGCGGCACCGGACGCGGAGATGCTGGCCGCCCGCCTGCTGGACCCTCCGATGCCCTGGGCGGCGCTCGGCGGCCGCACCCTGTGGCCGGGAGTGACGGCGGTCCGCCCCGACGACGCCCTGACCTGGGACCGGGACGGCTCCGAGCGCAGGGTGCGGTGGTGGAGCCCGCCCGAGCCCGGACGCTCCCTGCGCGAGGCCGCCGGCGAGGTGCGGCAGGCGCTGACCCGCGCGGTGGCCACCTGCACCGCCGGCGGCGGCACCATCAGCGCCGACCTGTCCGGCGGCCTGGACTCCACCAGCCTGTGCTTCACCGCCGACTCCCGGGGCGGGGCCCGGCTGGTGACGGTGCGCTGGGAGAGCGCCGACCCCCGCAACGACGACGCGCTCTGGGCGCGGCGGGCCGCCGGCGCCCTGCCGGACGCCCGCCATCTGGTGATCGGGGCACCGCGGACCCCCGACTGGTACGCCGGGATCGACACGCTGCGCCTGAGGACGGAGGAGCCGGTGCCCTGGGTCCGGGACGTCGCCAAGCAGAGCGATGTCCTGCGGCGCGCGGAAGCCGCCGGGTCCCGGCTCCATCTCATGGGCGGCGGCGGGGACGAACTGTTCACCCCCGCGCCGCCCTACCTGGCCGATCTGGCGCTGAGCCGCCCCGGGCACGTGCTGCGCCACCTGCGGCGCCGCTGTCTCGACCACCGCGTCCGTACCCTCTCGGGACTGCGCGCCGTCGCCGCGCCTCCCGGATACCGGCGGTGGCTGCGCCACCTCCTGCGGGACCTGGACGGGCCACCCGCCCACGAACTGCTGGGCCGGCTCGGATGGCAGCCACCGCCCCGGATGCCTCCCTGGGCCACCCCCGAGGCGGTGCACGCCGCCCGCGCGGTGCTGCGCGGCGTCCTGGAGGGCCGGGCCGAGTCGCTGGCGGCGCACCGCTGGCAGCACTTCGTGCTGTGCCTGATCAGGGAAGGGGGCAACGCCGTCCGGCAGTTGAACACCACCCTGGCCGGGCCCCCGTACGCCTCCCCCTACCACGACGATCACGTCGTCACCGCCGCCCTGTCGGCGCGGCCCACCGAGACGGACCTGCCCGGGCGGTTCAAGCCGCTGCTGACTTCCGCCATGGACGGCGTCGTCCCGCCCGGGAACCTGAGCCGGACGACCAAGGGCCGGTACGACGCGGATCTCCACCGCGCGCTGCGCCGACAGCGACGCCCCCTGCGGTCCCTCCTGGACACCTCGCTGCTCGCCGCCGGGGGCCTCATCGACCCGGAACGGGCACGCGGCGCGCTGCACTCGCACGCCACCGTCGCCGACATCAACGGTCTGCTGCCCACGGTGGCGTGCGAGGTCTGGCTCCGCTCACACACCCGCTGA
- a CDS encoding lasso RiPP family leader peptide-containing protein, with translation MEDAESYEPPRVTEAGDFTEVTLGGFGTRADGGAPPFQTWG, from the coding sequence ATGGAGGATGCGGAGTCCTACGAGCCGCCGCGGGTGACCGAGGCCGGTGACTTCACCGAGGTCACCCTCGGGGGGTTCGGCACCCGCGCCGATGGGGGCGCGCCGCCGTTCCAGACGTGGGGCTGA
- a CDS encoding LacI family DNA-binding transcriptional regulator, producing MSSEPPGGGHAAPRRPTMREVARLAGVSHQTVSRYFKADGTVHADLRARIGLAVEQLDYRPNLVARAMRNRHTGRLAFLLPHGTAVSSLEMLAGAQDEAHRAGYGVEVFTLDGTSRARAERALELADSGFYEGLLALTALPLDTRRASSGTPIVVTPHYDAHMRSIGELADAQAMAEIVTGLARQGHRRFLHLAGGYEHLSARRRRDVYLETIERLGLTSHAVIDCHWLAQRAREAVVALPADSGVTAVIAANDLLAAGAISGAVACGWRVPQDLSVTGWDNSPVGAAMPPALTTVFVDHDIIGRRVARQLLATLKGETPPRRTRRSPRSSGAPPPARPADPYGPAFAPDPRHVPGLRHPLPPRSLTGHAGGARGPVVRLMGAGGVRRGRSGPVRASDPPLPAVCPRRRFGARRRWGGRCGPRSAGRPVHSPCSAGNGGELYGGCGVLRAAAGDRGR from the coding sequence ATGAGCAGTGAGCCCCCGGGGGGCGGACACGCGGCGCCGCGGCGTCCGACCATGCGGGAGGTCGCGCGGCTGGCCGGGGTCTCCCACCAGACGGTCTCCCGCTACTTCAAGGCGGACGGCACCGTCCACGCGGACCTGCGTGCGCGCATCGGCCTCGCCGTCGAACAACTCGACTACCGGCCCAACCTCGTGGCCCGGGCCATGCGCAACCGGCACACCGGGCGGCTGGCTTTCCTGCTTCCCCACGGGACGGCGGTCAGCTCGCTGGAGATGCTCGCCGGTGCCCAGGACGAGGCGCACCGGGCCGGATACGGGGTGGAGGTCTTCACCCTGGACGGGACCTCCCGGGCCCGGGCCGAACGCGCCCTCGAACTGGCCGACTCGGGCTTCTACGAGGGCCTGCTCGCGCTCACCGCCCTGCCGCTGGACACCCGCCGGGCCTCCAGCGGCACCCCGATCGTGGTCACCCCGCATTACGACGCGCACATGCGCAGCATCGGTGAACTGGCCGACGCGCAGGCCATGGCCGAGATCGTCACCGGGCTCGCCCGGCAGGGACACCGCCGCTTCCTGCACCTGGCCGGCGGCTACGAGCACCTGTCCGCGCGGCGCCGCCGCGACGTGTACCTGGAGACGATCGAGCGCCTGGGCCTGACCTCGCACGCCGTCATCGACTGCCACTGGCTCGCCCAGCGGGCCCGTGAGGCCGTCGTCGCGCTGCCGGCCGACAGCGGAGTGACCGCCGTGATCGCCGCCAACGACCTGCTGGCGGCGGGGGCCATCAGCGGGGCGGTCGCCTGTGGCTGGCGGGTGCCGCAGGACCTGAGCGTGACGGGCTGGGACAACAGCCCGGTGGGGGCGGCCATGCCCCCCGCGCTCACCACCGTCTTCGTGGACCACGACATCATCGGCCGCCGCGTGGCCCGCCAACTGCTGGCAACACTGAAGGGGGAGACGCCCCCGAGGAGAACGCGCCGTTCACCGAGGTCATCTGGCGCTCCTCCACCGGCCCGGCCCGCTGACCCGTACGGCCCCGCCTTCGCCCCGGACCCCCGACACGTCCCTGGCCTGAGGCATCCGTTGCCGCCCCGCTCTCTGACGGGGCATGCGGGCGGGGCGCGCGGCCCGGTCGTGCGCCTGATGGGGGCGGGCGGCGTGCGGCGGGGGCGCTCCGGCCCGGTCCGGGCGTCGGATCCACCTCTCCCGGCGGTTTGCCCCCGGCGGCGCTTTGGGGCCCGGCGTCGGTGGGGAGGTCGTTGCGGGCCGCGCTCGGCCGGGCGGCCCGTACATTCCCCATGTTCGGCCGGGAACGGAGGTGAGCTGTATGGAGGATGCGGAGTCCTACGAGCCGCCGCGGGTGACCGAGGCCGGTGA
- a CDS encoding Gfo/Idh/MocA family protein — MSIHSPVDQNPTAPLPASSRSATPAAGVVPEFAPPPADRPRKRYAVAGTGHRAGMYVSALTGDHADVGHIVAWLDPNPGRIDWYDAQVRDAGASDPRPPALPRYTPDELERMVAEQKVDVVIVTSPDHTHAALVERALRAGADVVVEKPLTTDAEGCRRITQAVAETGRDVVMTFNYRYAPRNSTLREVIASGRIGTVTGVHFEWALDTVHGADYFRRWHREKENSGGLLVHKSSHHFDLVNWWLDDVPRRVFASGGLRFYGDVNARERGVGERPERGTDAPGDPFSLDLRSDPRLEGLYLDAEHHDGYRRDLDPFAPGITIEDNMAVLVDYRGGALLTYSLNAHSPWEGYRVTVNGTAGRAELEVVERGFVDLPENGEAVLDPSATPVPAAGEALRPDGERLIVQRHWERAEEVPIPAGIGGHGGGDAILLMDVFRGDLRLAPDPLRRPAGYLDGVRAVAVGIAANEAMRTGQPVPVGELGLGTDL, encoded by the coding sequence ATGAGCATCCACAGCCCCGTCGACCAGAACCCCACGGCGCCCCTGCCGGCGTCGAGCCGCAGCGCGACCCCGGCAGCCGGTGTGGTGCCCGAGTTCGCGCCCCCGCCGGCGGACCGTCCGCGCAAGCGCTACGCCGTGGCCGGCACCGGTCACCGGGCGGGCATGTACGTCTCCGCCCTGACCGGGGACCACGCGGACGTCGGCCACATCGTCGCCTGGCTCGACCCGAACCCCGGCCGCATCGACTGGTACGACGCGCAGGTGCGCGACGCGGGGGCCTCCGACCCGCGGCCCCCGGCCCTGCCCCGCTACACGCCCGACGAGCTCGAACGGATGGTGGCCGAGCAGAAGGTGGATGTGGTCATCGTCACCAGCCCCGACCACACCCATGCCGCGCTGGTGGAGCGCGCGCTGCGGGCCGGGGCGGACGTCGTGGTGGAGAAGCCGCTCACGACGGACGCCGAGGGCTGCCGGCGCATCACCCAAGCCGTCGCCGAGACCGGCCGCGATGTCGTGATGACGTTCAACTACCGCTACGCACCCAGGAACTCCACGCTGCGCGAGGTGATCGCCTCGGGCCGCATCGGGACCGTCACCGGCGTCCACTTCGAGTGGGCGCTGGACACCGTGCACGGAGCGGACTACTTCCGCCGCTGGCACCGTGAGAAGGAGAACTCCGGCGGCCTGCTCGTGCACAAGTCGAGCCACCACTTCGATCTCGTGAACTGGTGGCTGGACGACGTCCCCCGCCGCGTCTTCGCATCCGGCGGGCTGCGGTTCTACGGGGACGTCAACGCCCGCGAGCGCGGCGTGGGCGAGCGGCCCGAGCGCGGAACCGACGCCCCGGGCGACCCGTTCTCCCTCGATCTGCGCTCGGACCCCCGCCTGGAGGGGCTCTACCTGGACGCCGAGCACCACGACGGCTACCGCCGCGACCTCGACCCGTTCGCGCCGGGGATCACCATCGAGGACAACATGGCCGTGCTCGTCGACTACCGCGGTGGTGCCCTCCTCACCTACTCCCTCAACGCGCACAGCCCCTGGGAGGGTTACCGCGTCACCGTGAACGGCACCGCCGGGCGCGCCGAACTCGAAGTGGTCGAGCGCGGCTTCGTGGACCTGCCCGAGAACGGGGAGGCCGTCCTCGACCCGTCGGCGACCCCGGTCCCCGCTGCCGGCGAGGCGCTGCGGCCGGACGGGGAACGCCTGATCGTCCAGCGCCACTGGGAGCGGGCCGAGGAGGTCCCGATCCCGGCCGGCATCGGTGGACACGGCGGCGGCGACGCGATCCTGCTCATGGACGTCTTCCGCGGCGACCTGCGGCTCGCCCCGGACCCGCTGCGCCGCCCGGCCGGCTACCTGGACGGGGTGCGCGCGGTCGCCGTCGGCATCGCGGCCAACGAGGCCATGCGCACCGGGCAGCCGGTCCCGGTCGGCGAGCTGGGCCTGGGCACCGATCTGTAG